From the Desulfovibrio sp. JY genome, one window contains:
- the purB gene encoding adenylosuccinate lyase translates to MIERYTREAMGALWTLENRFRAWLEVELAVCEAWTELGRIPAADMDIIRQKADFDVNRILEIEQVTRHDVIAFLTAVEERVGPAARFIHLGCTSSDIVDTANGLLLGRAGDMVLATIDGLLEVIRDLAMRYKGQLMIGRTHGVHAEPLSFGMKMASFYAEFTRHRERVATATAGVKVGKISGAVGGYAHLDPKVEEIALKRLDLAVDPVSTQIVQRDRHAAFFTSLALLAGGVERMATELRHLQRTEVLEAEEGFAKGQKGSSAMPHKKNPISAENICGLSRLVRTNALAAMENMALWHERDISHSSVERVIMPDSTILADYTVARLTKILKNLKVNPDNMARNMMASYGLFYSQRVLLALIETGMDRQKAYEAVQKVAMACWEGRKSFPDAVRADPAITARLTTGNLDALFDPSYYLKHENLIYSRVFGSIA, encoded by the coding sequence ATGATCGAGCGTTACACCAGAGAGGCCATGGGCGCGCTGTGGACCCTGGAAAACCGTTTCCGGGCCTGGCTCGAGGTGGAGCTGGCCGTGTGCGAGGCCTGGACCGAGCTTGGCCGCATCCCGGCGGCGGACATGGATATCATCCGCCAGAAAGCCGATTTCGACGTCAACCGTATCCTGGAAATCGAGCAGGTCACCCGCCACGACGTCATCGCCTTCCTGACCGCCGTGGAAGAGCGGGTGGGGCCGGCCGCCCGGTTCATCCACCTGGGCTGCACCTCGTCGGACATCGTGGATACGGCCAACGGCCTGCTGCTCGGCCGGGCCGGTGACATGGTGCTCGCCACCATCGACGGGTTGCTTGAGGTCATTCGCGACCTGGCCATGCGCTACAAGGGCCAGCTCATGATCGGCCGCACCCACGGCGTCCATGCCGAACCCTTGAGCTTCGGCATGAAGATGGCCTCCTTTTACGCCGAATTCACCCGCCACCGTGAACGTGTGGCCACGGCCACGGCCGGGGTGAAGGTGGGCAAGATTTCCGGGGCCGTGGGCGGCTATGCCCACCTCGACCCCAAGGTCGAGGAAATCGCCCTCAAAAGGCTCGATCTGGCCGTGGACCCGGTTTCTACCCAGATCGTGCAGCGCGACCGCCATGCCGCCTTTTTCACCTCCCTGGCCCTTCTCGCCGGCGGGGTGGAGCGCATGGCCACCGAACTGCGCCACCTCCAGCGCACCGAGGTGCTTGAGGCCGAGGAAGGCTTCGCCAAGGGCCAGAAAGGCTCGTCGGCCATGCCGCACAAGAAAAATCCCATCTCGGCCGAGAACATCTGCGGCCTCTCCAGGCTTGTGCGCACAAACGCCCTGGCCGCCATGGAGAACATGGCGCTTTGGCACGAGCGCGACATCTCCCATTCCTCGGTCGAGCGCGTCATCATGCCCGACTCCACCATCCTGGCCGACTACACCGTGGCCCGGCTGACCAAAATTTTGAAGAATCTCAAGGTCAATCCGGACAACATGGCCCGCAACATGATGGCTTCCTACGGGCTTTTCTACTCCCAGCGCGTGCTTCTGGCCCTGATCGAGACGGGCATGGACCGGCAGAAAGCCTACGAGGCCGTGCAGAAGGTGGCCATGGCCTGCTGGGAAGGCCGGAAGTCGTTTCCGGACGCGGTGCGCGCCGATCCGGCCATAACGGCCAGATTGACGACCGGGAATCTCGATGCGCTCTTTGATCCGAGCTATTATCTCAAACACGAAAATTTGATTTATTCCCGCGTGTTCGGCAGCATTGCCTGA